A genome region from Microvirgula aerodenitrificans DSM 15089 includes the following:
- a CDS encoding bestrophin family protein produces MIIRPHKSSLQLLFVWHGSILRRILPQLGIVFVISVFCVLATPWWAHLFPGEVLNLQPFTLMGLALAIFLGFRNSVSYNRFWEARQHWGSLLINARSLTRQVLSLVSPLHADCRRHMVNGQIAFAHSLRHQLRNDDAQADLDRLLPAEVAARIGSARFKPAMLLLWLGETASQAHRHGWISDLQLQSMDRSLCTLSEVVGACERIAGTPIPYTYHVLLNRTVMVYCLLLPMALSSSIGWLTPLISTFIAYTFFGLDEIGEEIADPFGVQPNDLALGAICHTIETSLREMLDDGDALPLEPEPRHFVLH; encoded by the coding sequence ATGATCATCCGTCCGCACAAGTCGTCGCTGCAGTTGCTGTTCGTCTGGCACGGCTCGATTCTCCGCCGCATTCTGCCGCAGCTGGGCATCGTGTTTGTCATTTCGGTGTTCTGCGTGCTGGCCACGCCGTGGTGGGCCCACCTGTTTCCCGGGGAAGTGCTGAACCTGCAGCCGTTCACGCTGATGGGGCTGGCGCTGGCAATCTTTCTCGGCTTCCGCAACAGCGTCAGCTACAACCGGTTCTGGGAAGCGCGCCAGCACTGGGGCAGCCTGCTGATCAATGCCCGGTCGCTGACGCGACAGGTGCTGTCGCTGGTGTCGCCGCTGCATGCCGACTGCCGCCGGCACATGGTCAACGGCCAGATCGCCTTTGCCCACTCGCTGCGCCACCAGTTGCGCAACGACGACGCCCAGGCCGACCTGGACCGGCTGCTGCCGGCCGAGGTGGCCGCGCGCATCGGCAGCGCACGCTTCAAGCCGGCCATGCTGCTGCTGTGGCTCGGTGAAACCGCCAGCCAGGCCCACCGGCACGGCTGGATCAGCGACCTGCAACTGCAGTCGATGGACCGCAGCCTGTGCACGCTGTCGGAGGTGGTCGGCGCGTGCGAACGCATTGCCGGCACGCCGATCCCGTATACCTATCACGTGCTGCTGAACCGCACGGTAATGGTCTACTGCCTGCTGCTGCCGATGGCCCTGTCCAGCAGCATCGGCTGGCTGACGCCGCTGATCTCGACCTTTATCGCCTACACCTTCTTCGGTCTGGACGAAATCGGCGAGGAAATCGCCGATCCGTTCGGCGTCCAGCCGAACGACCTGGCGCTCGGTGCGATCTGCCACACCATCGAGACCTCGCTGCGGGAAATGCTCGACGATGGCGACGCCCTGCCGCTGGAGCCCGAGCCGCGCCACTTCGTGCTGCACTGA
- a CDS encoding branched-chain amino acid transaminase: MSMEQRNGWIWMDGEWLPWGDARVHVMTHTLHYGYGCFEGIRAYPTASGPALFRLDDHIRRLRDSARLMALDLDWSADALADACREAVRRNGLTSAYLRPLLFLGAEKAGVDPAGASTHGMIAAWEWGAYLGDGALDNGIRVKTSSFVRASPNAQLFRVKAVAGYANSILACREVRRDGYDEALLLDGDGYVAEGSGENVFIVRDGELIEPDSACALDGITRRTVIALAADMGLTTSRRRLTRDDLYLADEMFFTGTAAEVTPVVELDRRQIGDGRPGPVTRALQARYFACVRGEDRSHPDWLQPA; the protein is encoded by the coding sequence ATGAGCATGGAACAACGCAACGGCTGGATCTGGATGGATGGCGAATGGCTGCCCTGGGGCGATGCCCGGGTGCACGTGATGACCCATACCCTGCATTATGGTTATGGCTGTTTTGAGGGCATCCGTGCCTATCCGACCGCCAGCGGTCCCGCCCTGTTTCGCCTGGACGACCATATCCGCCGGCTGCGCGACTCTGCCCGGCTGATGGCACTCGACCTCGACTGGTCGGCCGATGCGCTGGCCGACGCCTGCCGCGAGGCCGTGCGCCGCAACGGGCTGACATCGGCCTATCTGCGGCCGCTGCTGTTTCTCGGCGCGGAAAAGGCCGGGGTCGACCCGGCCGGCGCGTCCACCCACGGCATGATTGCCGCATGGGAATGGGGCGCGTATCTGGGGGACGGCGCGCTGGACAACGGTATCCGGGTCAAGACCTCGTCCTTCGTCCGCGCCTCGCCGAATGCGCAGCTGTTCCGGGTCAAGGCGGTGGCCGGCTACGCGAACTCCATTCTGGCCTGCCGCGAAGTGCGCCGGGACGGCTACGACGAGGCGCTGCTGCTGGATGGCGATGGCTACGTGGCCGAGGGCTCGGGAGAAAACGTGTTTATCGTCCGCGATGGTGAACTGATCGAACCGGACAGCGCCTGCGCGCTGGACGGCATCACCCGGCGCACGGTGATCGCGCTGGCGGCCGATATGGGGCTGACCACCAGCCGGCGGCGGCTGACGCGCGACGACCTGTACCTGGCGGACGAGATGTTCTTCACCGGCACGGCGGCCGAAGTGACGCCGGTGGTCGAACTCGACCGGCGGCAGATCGGCGACGGCCGGCCCGGGCCGGTAACCCGGGCACTGCAGGCGCGCTACTTCGCCTGCGTGCGCGGCGAGGACCGCAGCCACCCGGACTGGCTGCAGCCGGCCTGA